ACCACGGCATTAGATTCCTGCAAATGCTTTCTCGATTTCTTACTCAACCCTTTCTTAGCCTAATTATTGTATCAGAAGAACCAAGTTATTCTCATCTATCTGTAAAACTTCAGCAAAGAATCTTCCAAAAGTAGAAAAATCCCTTCAAGCTATTCAAAAGCAAGCCAAATTGAAGTTGTAATCTTCATCAACGTCTCCATAAAAACAATCCCATTTTCAGATTTTCCTATTCCCACagtaaaaagaagcaaaaacatgCAAATGAAGTTCGACAAAGAGATTTCTCACCCGATCCATCCACAGCATAAGCTAAAGCTTGAACACACAGAGATCCCATTCAACTGTGATGGGTGCAAAGAAGCTGGCATTGGCTTCCAATACAAATGCCAGAAATGCGAGTTTCACTTACACAAGGCATGCGCAGTGGCAGCTCGCACCATTTACCATCCTTTCTACAAGAAATGCGAGTTCCAATTTTGCTATGATCCTCCTGGGGCGGCTAGGAGACAGTGCGACGCATGCAGGAGCGAAGTTCTGGGGTTTGTCTACCACTGCAAGCGATGTGATTTCGATCTCCATCCTTGCTGTGCGAATCTCCCGCAGGTTTTAGACGATGGGGAACGCAACCTTTACTTGTGTCTCAAGCTATCCAGTTCGTGTCATCACTGTGGGGGAAAGGGGCCTGGTTGGTCTTACAGGTCTCACTGCAAGACATATAATCTCCATGTTTCCTGTGTTAAGGAGTTGCTTGTGGAGAGCTGGCAGGCTATTTATCTGAATGTAGACAAAAACAAGGTCAGGGAGATGCAAACGAGGATCCCCAGCCTCAAGGGGACGCTTAGAAACAACCATGGGGAAAGATCAGGAGGAATGGTGATGAAGGGTTGTCAGATTGCTGGTGGAGCTGTTAGCGCCATTGTCTCCGCCATCCTGGGGGATCCTACGCCTATAATAGCTGCTGTGGTCGGGCGTTTGATATCCAA
The sequence above is drawn from the Alnus glutinosa chromosome 11, dhAlnGlut1.1, whole genome shotgun sequence genome and encodes:
- the LOC133882489 gene encoding protein VACUOLELESS GAMETOPHYTES-like; this translates as MQMKFDKEISHPIHPQHKLKLEHTEIPFNCDGCKEAGIGFQYKCQKCEFHLHKACAVAARTIYHPFYKKCEFQFCYDPPGAARRQCDACRSEVLGFVYHCKRCDFDLHPCCANLPQVLDDGERNLYLCLKLSSSCHHCGGKGPGWSYRSHCKTYNLHVSCVKELLVESWQAIYLNVDKNKVREMQTRIPSLKGTLRNNHGERSGGMVMKGCQIAGGAVSAIVSAILGDPTPIIAAVVGRLISN